Below is a window of Demequina muriae DNA.
GCACCGAGGATCTCGGATGCGGCGGTGGAGGCGACGCGCGCGTTGGCGGCGTCGAGCTCCTTCTCGGTCATGCCGATGCCGGAGTCCTCGACCTCCACCACGTACTCGTCGCCGCGCTCGAAGGTGCGGACCACCACGGCGGTCCCGGGGTCGGAGAACACCGTCGCGTTCTCCAGCAGCTCCGCGAACAGGTGCGCCGCCGTCAGGGCGGAGTGACCGAGCATGGCGGGGTCGGCGTCGAGCTCGAGCTGGACTCGCTCGTACAGCTCGATCTCGGACGATGCGGTGCGGACCACGTCGGACAGCGGCATGGGACGGCGCAGGCGGCGTCCGGTGTCGATGCCTGCGAGCACCAGCAGCGACTCGGAGTTCCGGCGCATCCGGGTCGCGAGGTGGTCGAGCGCGAAGAGCTTGGTGAGCGTCTCCTGGTTGTCCTCGGAGCGCTCCATCTCATCGATCGAGGACAGCTGACGGTTCAGCAGCACCTGGTCGCGACGGGCCACGTTGACGAACATCTCGGAGATCGAGCCACGCAGCGCGGCCTGCTCGCCGGCGATTGCGAGCGTCGCCGCGTTGACGCCGTTGAACGCCTCGGCCAGTCGTCCCACCTCGTCGCGGGACTCGACGGGGATCTGCACCTCGGAGACGTCGACGGTCTCGCCGGGGATCGCGACGCGCTCCACCAGTCGGGGCAGCTCCTGGCGCACGGCGGTGGCGGTCGTGGTCAGGCGTCGCAGCGGTCCGATGATGCGACGCGCGATGACGAGCGCGATGACGAGGGACACGATGATGACCGTGACGATCGCGACGATCGTCACGATCGTCGACAGCAGCGCGTTCTGGGCGTTGCTGGACGCGCCGGACTCGACCCGCGACCACATGTCCTCGCGAAGAGGCTCGTAGACGCGGAGCTCGTCCGCCACGAAGCCGGACCAGTCCGCGGCGCGGGCCGTGAACAGAGACGAGTCGAGGCCGGTGAGCACCTGGGTACGCACTGAGGCGAAGTTCGTGGTCTCGTCCGTGTCCGATCCGAAGGCGGGGACCTCGTCGGCCCCCGAGATGCCGGCTGACGCGTCCTGGGCCTCCGCGAGCGCGATGTCGGTCGCGGTCGCCATGGTGCGCGCCTGTGCCGCCTCGCCGGGGAGGAACCGTCCTGCACGGATGAGCCGCTGGAACACGACCTCTTCGTGCTTGATGTTCTCGACCAGTGAGTCGATGTCGCCGTACGCCTGGACGGTCGACACGAGCTCACGGTCGGCCATCGCGACGGCGACGTCATCGGAGGAGGACACGATCGTCTCGATGATTCCGGTGTAGAAGGCCGTCAGCGAGACGGGTCCCGTGCCCAGCGTCCGCGCATCTGCGCGGATCTCGGGCATGCTCGCAACCGCGTCCTCGCCCTCGAGGAGGGCGGCGACCACCTGAGCGTTCTCCTCGCTGCCGCCCAGCGCGGCGGCGGAGCCGCGCAGGGCCTGGACGCCCGCATCGACGCTGGCGGCCGCGGCCTCCATCGGCTCGACGTACGCGAGGGGCTCGGTGAACAGGCTCGTGGCGAACTCGCTCTCGACGTTGAGACGGAACGCCAGGGCGGAGAGCAGAGTCGACAGGCCAAGGTCCTCGGAGAGCGACTCGTCAAGCGCATTGACGTTCTCGACGGCGGCGGCGTAGCCGGCCTGCATCTGAGTGATCTCGTCCTCGGCGGGGAACACCGCCCAGCCGCCCGACTCCTCCGTGGCGGGACCGATCTCGAGACCGCGCTCGGCGGCCATGTAGGAACCGCCTTCGCGGGAGATCGCGGCATCCAGCTGAGCGCGAAGCGCGTCAGGGTCCTCGGCACCCGACTCGGCGATGGCCGTGTCGAGGCTCGCGAGAGCGGTGTCGGTGAACCCGTACGCCTCGTTGAGCTTGGTCTCGGTGTCCTGCGCGACGTGGACGAAGTTCGCGGTCGCCGCTCGCTCATCCTGAAGATCGGATCGCAGGGTGCGGGCGCGGTCGAGCGTGTCGATGAGCGCTTCGGCGTTGCGCGCCGAACTGAGGTCCTGCAGCGAGCCGAAACCAATGAACCCGGCTGCCAACACGAGCACCAGAATGGGCACCGCGACCACCGCGAGGAGTTTCCCGCGGATACCTAGCCTCTGGAGCATCTACTCTCTCCCTCATGAGCCGCCACGACTGTGGCTTCCGAACGCCGGACACGCTACACAGCGTGAGGACTCCACAGTTATCGGCCGCCCCGCCGAGAACCTGTAATCCTGGGGCTCGCTATGGACAGAGACGGTACAGGGGCCCGACTATGACGCGAAGAAACAGGAGTAATGGTGTGAGAATCGCCACTTTGCACGGATTCGGCGGTCCGGAGGTGCTGATCCTCGACGAGGCGCCCTCTCCTCAGCCGGGTCCCCAGGACATCGTGATCCAGGTGGCGGCGGCGGGAGTCAACCGCGCCGACCTGCTGCAGCGCGAGGGCCTGTACCCGTCGCCGCCGGGTGCTCCGCCGTGGCCCGGGCTCGAGGTCGCCGGCGTCGTGGCGGCCGTCGGAGCCGACGTGACGTCGTGGCAGGTGGGCGATCAGGTGTGCGCCCTGCTGCCAGGGGGCGGCTACGCGGACCAGGTCGCGGTCGACGCCGGCCTCGCGCTCCCGATCCCCGCCGGTCTGACCATGGTGGAGGCGGCAGGCCTCGTCGAGGCCGCATGCACCGTGTGGTCCAACCTTCAGGCGGCCGATGCGCGGGCTGGGGAGCGCGTGCTCGTGCACGGCGGCTCGGGCGGCGTGGGGCACCTCGCGATTCAGATCGCCGCGGCGCTGGGCATGGAGGTGTGGGCGACCGCGGGCGGCCCAGAGCGAGCGGCGCGGTGCGCGGCCCTCGGCGCTCGCGCGATCGATTATCGTGCCGACGACTTCGTGAGCATCATGACCGACGCCGGCGGAGCGGACGTGATCCTCGACGTCGTGGGCGGCGCCTACCTGGGGCGCAACCTCGATGCGCTCGCGATCGGAGGACGGCTCGTCGTCATCGGCCTCCAGCGCGGCGCTCGTGCGGAGCTCGACCTCGGCCGCCTGCTCATGCGTCGAGCCCGCATCATCGGCACCACTCTCAGGTCACGCCCCCTCGAGGAGCGCCGCGCGATCGTTGCGGGGGTGCGGGAGCACGTGTGGCCGCTCGTCCCCGGGCAGGTGCGTCCGATCACCGACACCACCGTGCCGCTGTCGCGCGCGGGCGACGCGCATCGGGCGCTCGACGGTGGCGGCGTGTTCGGCAAGGTCGTGCTCACCGTCGCCGACTGACCCAGCCGGCCCTCGCATCGGCCGCTCTGAGGGGGTCAGCTCAGCGCAGGTTGCCCGCCGCGAGCGAGGCCGCGAGCGCGGGCGAGGCAGGCAGGCGCGGGATGAGCGTGGCCTGGAGGGCGTGGTAGATGTCCGCCTTGCCCTCCCACACCGTGCGCGACACGCGGTTGTCGGGTCCCAACTCGTGCCACCACGAGCCGCCCTCGCGGTCGAGGTGGTGCTCTCCCACGTAGTCCCACCAGCGCTGATACTGCTCCGCGTAGATGGGCAGGCGCGTCACCTGCCACAGCACGGCGGCGGCGCCGATCGCCTCGGCCGCGACCCAGTGCATGCGTTCGCGGACCACGGGGCGGCCCTCCCAGTCCACGGTGTAGACGAACCCGGTGGCGCCGTCGACGCTCCAGCCTTCGCGCACGCCCGCGTCGTACAGGGCGCAGGCGTCCTCGCGCATCCACTCGGGGTGAGCGAGGCCGGACTGCTGCAGGGACGCCGCCAGCTGCAGCGTGAGGCGCGCCCACTCGAACCAGTGCCCGATGGTCGCGCCGTACGGACGGAACGGATGCGCCGGCGAGTCCTCGTTGTATGACAGCACGGGCTCCCAGTGGGCGTCGAAGTGCTCGGGGAGGCGCCAGCCGTTGCCGCGGGCGTACACGTGGACGGCGCGCTCGGCGATGCGCAGGGCACGCTGCAGCAGGTCCTTGTTCCCGGTGACGTCCGCAGCGGCGAGGTATGCCTCGAGCGTGTGCATGTTCGCATTGATGCCGCGGTAGTTCTCCTCGCCGGACCAGTCCCGCGCGAAGGCCTCCCGGCTCATGCCTGCCTCGTCGTCCCAGAAGTGCTCGGTGTGGATGGCGATCGCCTCATCGAGCAGCTCGCGGGCCTCGGGTCGCCCGGCGGCGGTGGCCGATGCGGCGGCGAGGATCACGAAGGCGTGCCCGTACGCCTCCTTGGCCGTGTTGGTGGGGCCGTTCGGGCCCACCGCAGCGAACCAGCCACCGTGCTCGTGGTCGCGCAGCCGACCGCGCAGCGCGTCGAGCCCGTGGTCGACGAGCGCGGTGGCACCCGGCCGCCCCATGAGCGTCGCGAGCGCGTAGCTGTGAGTCATGCGGCAGGTGATCCACAGCTCCACGTCGTGGCTCTCGACGAGCTCGCCGGCCTCATCCAGCCAGCCGAATCCGCCGCTGGGGTCGGCGCTGCCGGCCCCGAATTCGAGGAGGCGGTCGGCCTCCGCCTCGAGCCAACGGTGGTGGGCAGGGGTCGTGAGCCACGTCATGACACGAGCCTAGGGGGTCGTGCGCGTCAGGGGGAGAGCGGCGCCGCGCGGGAGCGGACCGCGAGGCCCCGGGGCGCTAGAGGACGGCGAGCCGGTCGGGGTCGATCAGTCGTTCCAGGAGCGGCAGGATGCCGTCCTCCTCGACTGACCCGAGCACCTCATCGGCGACATCCCGCACGTGTTCAGGCGCAGTGGCCATCGCGGCCGAGTGCCCCGCCCACCGCAGCATCTCGGTGTCGTTGTTGCCGTCGCCCGCCGCGACCGTGTGATCGGGATAGACCCCCAGCTGACGACGCAGCGCCTCGAGAGCAGACGCCTTCGACACATTCGGGGGAGTCAGGTCCAGCCACGCCGAGTAACCGACCGCGTAGGTGACGTCGCTGAGACCGATCCGGTGGACCAGGTCGTCGAAGTGGCTCACGTCGACGCCGGGCGCGCGGATCACCACGCGGGTCGCCTCTCCTTGCGCCAGGTCATCGAAGTCGTCGACCACGCGCTGGCGTCCGACGAGCTCCCCCATGGGGAACTCACGGTTGACGCGGAACCCGACGCCGAGGTCCTCCACCGCGAAGAACGCGTCCGGCATCTCCTCTCGGATCAGGTCGAGCGCAGCGCGGGGGTTGAACGTGACGGTCTCGACGATGTCATAGCCGCCAGGACTCGCGGGGTTGAGGCGGATCGTCACGGCGCCGTTCGAGCACACCGCCCATCCCCGACGGATCCCGAGTGCCTGCGCGACCGGCATAGTGCCGATGATGTTCCGACCGGTCGCAAGGATCACGTGGTTGCGGCACATGCGCACCTGCTCGACGGCGCGCACCACGGCCGGCGTGATGTCCCCGCCCCAGTGCATCAGCGTGCCGTCGATGTCGAGACCGACCAGTCGCCACGAGTCGTTGTCGAGAGGTGGTCGCAGTTGGTCGGGGGCCTGGCTCATGCGATGAGCCTACGACGGCCAGGTGACGCCGATGTGAACCCCCACCCGCTCGGGCCCTGGCACGGCGCCGCCCGCTCGGTTGTGCGCTCGGCTCTGACGCGACGGCACACCATCAGTGCAGACGCGACGGATGGGCGTGGCGCACCCACCGAGGGCGCGACCATCAGTGCACAGCCCACGCGTGCCGCGCCGATGCGCGGCTCAGGATCAGGCGACGGGCTCGAGGTACTCGAGGCCGCCCAGGTGGGGACGCAGGATCTCCGGCACGTAGACGGTGCCGTCCGCCTGCTGGTGGTTCTCGAGCAGCGCGACGATCCACCGGGTGGTGCCGATGGTGCCGTTGATGGTCGCCACCGGCGTGGTGCCGTTCTCGCCGCGCTCGCGGATCGCGAGCCGGCGCGCCTGGTACGTCGTGCAGTTCGAGGTCGAGGTGACCTCCATCCAGCGCTCCTGGCTGGGAAGCCACGCCTCGCAGTCGAACTTGCGTGCCGCCGAGGAGCCCAGGTCGCCCGCGGCGGTGTCGATCAGGCGGTACGGCAGCTCGAGCGCTTGCAGCATGCGCTCCTGGATCTCGAGGAAGCGCGCGTGCTCCGCCGCCGCATCGGCCGCCGTGACGTAGCTGAACATCTCGACCTTGTGGAACTGGTGCACGCGGATGATGCCGCGCGTGTCCCGGCCTGCGGAGCCGGCCTCGCGGCGGTAGCAGGCGCTCCA
It encodes the following:
- a CDS encoding NAD(P)H-quinone oxidoreductase, whose translation is MRIATLHGFGGPEVLILDEAPSPQPGPQDIVIQVAAAGVNRADLLQREGLYPSPPGAPPWPGLEVAGVVAAVGADVTSWQVGDQVCALLPGGGYADQVAVDAGLALPIPAGLTMVEAAGLVEAACTVWSNLQAADARAGERVLVHGGSGGVGHLAIQIAAALGMEVWATAGGPERAARCAALGARAIDYRADDFVSIMTDAGGADVILDVVGGAYLGRNLDALAIGGRLVVIGLQRGARAELDLGRLLMRRARIIGTTLRSRPLEERRAIVAGVREHVWPLVPGQVRPITDTTVPLSRAGDAHRALDGGGVFGKVVLTVAD
- a CDS encoding AGE family epimerase/isomerase; its protein translation is MTWLTTPAHHRWLEAEADRLLEFGAGSADPSGGFGWLDEAGELVESHDVELWITCRMTHSYALATLMGRPGATALVDHGLDALRGRLRDHEHGGWFAAVGPNGPTNTAKEAYGHAFVILAAASATAAGRPEARELLDEAIAIHTEHFWDDEAGMSREAFARDWSGEENYRGINANMHTLEAYLAAADVTGNKDLLQRALRIAERAVHVYARGNGWRLPEHFDAHWEPVLSYNEDSPAHPFRPYGATIGHWFEWARLTLQLAASLQQSGLAHPEWMREDACALYDAGVREGWSVDGATGFVYTVDWEGRPVVRERMHWVAAEAIGAAAVLWQVTRLPIYAEQYQRWWDYVGEHHLDREGGSWWHELGPDNRVSRTVWEGKADIYHALQATLIPRLPASPALAASLAAGNLR
- a CDS encoding HAD family hydrolase, whose protein sequence is MSQAPDQLRPPLDNDSWRLVGLDIDGTLMHWGGDITPAVVRAVEQVRMCRNHVILATGRNIIGTMPVAQALGIRRGWAVCSNGAVTIRLNPASPGGYDIVETVTFNPRAALDLIREEMPDAFFAVEDLGVGFRVNREFPMGELVGRQRVVDDFDDLAQGEATRVVIRAPGVDVSHFDDLVHRIGLSDVTYAVGYSAWLDLTPPNVSKASALEALRRQLGVYPDHTVAAGDGNNDTEMLRWAGHSAAMATAPEHVRDVADEVLGSVEEDGILPLLERLIDPDRLAVL